A genomic stretch from Anticarsia gemmatalis isolate Benzon Research Colony breed Stoneville strain chromosome 26, ilAntGemm2 primary, whole genome shotgun sequence includes:
- the LOC142984143 gene encoding ommochrome-binding protein-like → MKLLLFTILVSWASAQKCPGIFFNYRCYEIEIIKEGISNIHQLVFNDNDNTLYFTFDQIARTPSRALGFFNIDDESAGVIDGIRNATAVTIDKRRNRIYVGGSDGLFFLHQNKVPEKLPVNDNIINLFFKDVVYFVNRRRQAYKFDYGNVTPLQETNGEAVDKLIVDDDNNILFVQNRKLFRVKIGTRAINTHERYIVDVLTTDYLYKPYVCATSGVYVYNKYKYALDKVANIYDLRELTFTKQGEPIYAVVDNIVKLNYNPIPYIP, encoded by the coding sequence ATGAAGCTGTTACTCTTCACAATCCTCGTCTCCTGGGCATCAGCACAGAAATGTCCCGGCATCTTCTTCAACTACAGATGCTACGAAATCGAAATTATTAAAGAAGGAATCAGCAACATTCACCAATTAGTCTTCAACGATAATGACAacacattatattttactttcgACCAAATAGCAAGAACTCCTTCAAGAGCTCTAGGCTTTTTTAACATAGACGATGAATCAGCTGGTGTTATAGACGGTATTAGAAATGCTACAGCCGTTACTATAGATAAAAGACGAAACAGAATATATGTAGGCGGATCAGATGGTTTATTCTTCCTCCATCAAAATAAAGTTCCAGAAAAACTACCGGTAaacgataatataataaatcttttctTCAAAGATGTTGTTTATTTCGTGAACAGAAGACGGCAAGCTTACAAATTTGATTACGGCAATGTAACTCCATTGCAGGAAACAAATGGCGAAGCAGTAGACAAATTAATAGttgatgatgataataatatactttttgtacaaaatagaAAGTTATTTAGAGTCAAAATTGGTACAAGAGCTATTAATACTCATGAAAGATATATCGTTGATGTGTTGACTACAGATTATCTATATAAGCCTTATGTATGTGCAACCTCGGGTGTCTATGTATATAATAAGTACAAATATGCTTTAGATAAAGTGGCAAATATATATGATTTGAGAGAACTAACGTTTACTAAGCAAGGTGAACCTATTTATGCGGTTgtagataatattgttaaattgaattataatcCTATACCTTATATACCTTag